The following proteins are co-located in the Gordonia polyisoprenivorans genome:
- a CDS encoding YbaB/EbfC family nucleoid-associated protein: MSGEATVGDSGNSRMISARWADMLDEVDRQRGEVQRVAEAVAGLTATATSPDRAVSVTVDARGVLIELDITPSAMRRYRGEQLAQLITGLVADADGTLRTQRAQLLTAATAVTPALTDIEPSAR, from the coding sequence GTGAGTGGGGAGGCGACGGTGGGGGATTCCGGCAACAGTCGAATGATCAGTGCGCGCTGGGCAGACATGCTCGATGAGGTCGACCGGCAGCGCGGCGAGGTGCAGCGGGTGGCCGAGGCCGTCGCCGGGCTGACCGCCACGGCGACCAGCCCGGACCGCGCGGTGTCGGTGACCGTCGATGCGCGCGGCGTGCTGATCGAACTCGACATCACCCCATCGGCGATGCGTCGTTATCGGGGAGAGCAACTCGCGCAGCTGATCACCGGACTCGTCGCCGACGCCGATGGCACCTTGCGCACCCAACGCGCACAACTACTCACCGCCGCGACGGCGGTCACGCCTGCCCTCACCGACATCGAGCCGTCCGCCCGATGA
- a CDS encoding ribonuclease HII, whose translation MSRWPPRFPVRRAAALRTYEFTLHRSGLGPVAGVDEAGRGACAGPLVVAACVLRPTQLASLAELDDSKKLTEAAREKLYRAVTRYAESWSVVVIEAHEIDRIGIHVANIEGMRRAVAGLDVVPGYVLSDGFPVPGLTVPSLPVIGGDGAAACIAAASILAKVTRDRIMVAMDGEVPGYSFAVHKGYSTALHMSCLDRLGPSAQHRMSYRNVASRRLLDTGEPGVGAVAPDADDHASRDRLTG comes from the coding sequence ATGAGCCGGTGGCCACCACGATTCCCGGTCCGTCGCGCCGCGGCTCTGCGGACCTACGAGTTCACCCTGCACCGCAGCGGGCTCGGGCCGGTCGCCGGAGTCGACGAAGCCGGGCGCGGCGCATGTGCCGGGCCGCTGGTCGTCGCCGCATGCGTGTTGCGGCCCACCCAGCTCGCCTCGCTGGCCGAGCTCGACGACTCCAAGAAGCTGACCGAGGCGGCGCGCGAGAAGCTTTATCGTGCGGTCACCCGCTACGCCGAGTCGTGGTCGGTGGTGGTCATCGAGGCCCACGAGATCGACCGGATCGGCATTCACGTCGCCAACATCGAGGGGATGCGCCGTGCGGTCGCCGGGCTCGACGTCGTTCCGGGATATGTACTCTCCGACGGCTTCCCGGTGCCCGGGTTGACGGTGCCCTCGCTCCCCGTCATCGGCGGCGACGGTGCGGCCGCGTGTATCGCCGCGGCCAGCATCCTGGCGAAGGTGACCCGTGACCGCATCATGGTCGCGATGGACGGCGAGGTGCCCGGCTACTCGTTCGCCGTCCACAAGGGCTACAGCACCGCGCTACACATGTCCTGTCTCGACCGACTCGGACCTTCTGCGCAACACCGGATGTCCTACCGCAACGTCGCGTCGCGGCGGCTGCTCGACACCGGTGAGCCCGGTGTCGGCGCGGTCGCGCCCGACGCCGACGACCACGCGTCCCGCGATAGGCTTACAGGATGA
- the lepB gene encoding signal peptidase I, with protein MADTYRDGAGDDRAHGAGSTDPSGSADPSDDDGSRTSRPWRTTSDKPEKKKGSLLRETIIIVACVLLISWILQTFIGRQYVIPSESMEPTLIGCTGCSNDRIFVDKLSYTFGDPKPGDVVVFKVPDSWGEDGWVSPRSSNPVVHHLQDALSWFGFAPPDENDYVKRIIAVGGQTIECRNSEGVGVKVNGKALKEPYVNMALQQQNLANGTATPSAIGDDGKLNSCLGKDFGPITVPKNSVFVMGDNRTRSSDSRYHITASSDGTVPVDDIRGKTQFIIYPFSRMGGVGSVDPQQ; from the coding sequence GTGGCTGACACCTATCGCGACGGCGCCGGGGACGACCGCGCCCACGGCGCCGGCAGCACCGATCCGTCGGGCAGCGCCGATCCCTCCGACGATGACGGTTCGCGTACCTCGCGGCCGTGGCGGACCACGAGCGACAAGCCCGAGAAGAAGAAGGGCTCGTTGCTGCGGGAGACGATCATCATCGTCGCCTGCGTCCTGCTGATCAGCTGGATTTTGCAGACCTTCATCGGTCGTCAGTACGTCATCCCTTCCGAGTCGATGGAGCCCACCCTCATCGGGTGCACCGGCTGCTCCAACGACCGGATCTTCGTCGACAAACTCTCCTACACGTTCGGGGACCCCAAGCCCGGCGACGTCGTCGTCTTCAAGGTCCCCGATTCGTGGGGGGAGGACGGCTGGGTCTCGCCGCGTTCCTCGAATCCGGTGGTGCACCATCTGCAGGATGCATTGTCCTGGTTCGGCTTTGCACCACCGGACGAGAACGACTACGTCAAGCGCATCATCGCCGTGGGCGGCCAGACCATCGAATGCCGCAACAGCGAGGGCGTCGGTGTGAAGGTCAACGGCAAGGCTCTCAAGGAGCCCTACGTCAACATGGCGCTGCAGCAGCAGAATCTCGCCAACGGCACCGCCACGCCGAGCGCGATCGGCGATGACGGCAAGCTCAACAGCTGCCTGGGCAAGGATTTCGGTCCGATCACCGTGCCCAAGAACAGCGTGTTCGTGATGGGCGACAATCGCACCCGATCCTCGGATTCGCGCTATCACATCACCGCGAGCAGTGATGGCACGGTCCCGGTCGACGACATCCGCGGCAAGACGCAGTTCATCATCTACCCGTTCTCCCGGATGGGCGGTGTGGGCTCGGTCGACCCGCAGCAGTGA
- a CDS encoding amidohydrolase family protein → MPGDVAAERDSIQYSPIDHGGPRHYRGRDPLTDEPVEFWVRAGRIRTEPIADAQTAADDVWILPGLVDAHNHVGIAPGLGVTIDQARAFARQDVAAGTLLIREVGSPLDTHPLDDDPLAPRFIRSGKHIARPKRYLRDYGVDLDDPDELADEVTRQAAAGDGWVKIVGDWIDREVGDLAPLWDRAQLDAAVRAAHDAGVRITAHVFGTDALGDLIAAGVDCIEHGTGATADHLDAMAERSIALVPTMIQVDNFPGIADGADRFPTYAANMRALHARAVDTFAAAREAGVRIFAGTDAGGFVGHGRIVDEVERLAGIGLGARGAIAAASTEPRRWLGADLLDDGDRADFLIFDENPVSDLGVLRHPRAVVCSGIHV, encoded by the coding sequence ATGCCCGGAGACGTTGCCGCAGAACGCGACTCGATCCAGTATTCCCCGATCGACCACGGCGGGCCGCGGCACTACCGGGGGCGCGACCCGCTCACCGACGAACCGGTCGAGTTCTGGGTCCGAGCCGGTCGCATCCGGACCGAACCGATTGCCGACGCGCAGACCGCTGCCGACGATGTCTGGATTCTGCCGGGGCTCGTCGACGCCCACAATCATGTCGGCATCGCCCCCGGGCTCGGGGTGACGATCGATCAGGCGCGGGCGTTCGCACGGCAGGACGTGGCAGCGGGCACCCTGCTGATCCGGGAAGTCGGCTCACCACTGGACACCCACCCGCTCGACGACGACCCGCTGGCGCCGCGGTTCATCCGCTCGGGCAAGCACATCGCGCGGCCCAAACGGTACCTGCGTGATTACGGTGTGGATCTCGACGATCCCGACGAACTCGCCGACGAGGTGACGCGACAGGCGGCCGCGGGCGACGGCTGGGTCAAGATCGTCGGCGACTGGATCGACCGTGAGGTCGGTGACCTCGCGCCGCTGTGGGACCGTGCGCAGCTCGACGCCGCGGTTCGTGCCGCTCACGATGCCGGGGTGCGGATCACCGCGCACGTCTTCGGTACCGATGCGCTCGGTGACCTCATCGCCGCCGGAGTCGACTGCATCGAACACGGAACCGGGGCGACCGCCGATCACCTCGATGCCATGGCCGAGCGCTCTATTGCCTTGGTGCCCACAATGATTCAGGTCGACAATTTCCCGGGTATCGCGGACGGGGCGGACCGGTTCCCGACGTACGCGGCCAACATGCGCGCCCTGCACGCCCGTGCGGTGGACACCTTTGCCGCCGCGCGCGAGGCGGGGGTGAGGATCTTCGCTGGTACCGATGCCGGTGGTTTCGTCGGACACGGGCGCATCGTCGACGAGGTCGAACGGCTCGCCGGCATCGGTCTCGGTGCGCGTGGTGCGATCGCGGCGGCGAGTACCGAGCCGCGTCGGTGGCTGGGTGCCGACCTACTCGACGACGGCGATCGTGCCGACTTCCTGATCTTCGACGAGAATCCGGTCTCCGATCTCGGCGTACTCCGGCATCCCCGAGCGGTCGTCTGTTCCGGAATCCACGTCTGA
- a CDS encoding [protein-PII] uridylyltransferase produces MPFVSTGHGPASDDDSGAGPRPSQTPVAATDLAATRRQLTEASGPNRLDAPGLRQVLVDLHEFWLTSKGAELGIKPGSGLAIVAVGGLGRGELLPHSDLDLILLYEDQSPERVSVVADGLWYPLWDANIALDHSVRTVPQALQVASEDVTAALGLLEARHIAGDEDLSSLLIGGVRQQWRSEIRTRFPAVVEHARDRWRRSGDIAHRAEPDLKNGRGGLRDVQLLGALSIAQLTDGMANLRPDSPGAGPQVAYHRLLDIRTELHRIAGRAREQVRAQDADEIGAALRLGDRFDLARVISDAARTIGYSTDVGLRTAGNALPRRGLAKLRRSPIRRPLDEGVVEHNGEIVLARNAIPSKDPGLILRVAASSARTGLPISASTLSRLADYAPELREPWPSEALGDLLVLLGSGPHMVAPIEALDRTGLWGRLLPEWGAVRDLPPRDAVHTWTVDRHLVETAVNAGAMTTRVTRPDLLLLGALIHDLGKGRGADHSIVGAELAIQVGNRIGLWPQDVTILSQMVRHHLLLPTVATRRDLDDPATAEEVVDKLGHNRLLLELLAALAEADSLATGPGVWGDWKASLITDLVRRATRLLDGEELPTPEPLTDEMIALARSDDFAVRITPTDGLHTYSVLMVAPDHPGMLSKMAGVLALNGLRSLSATVQGYENRAVNSFVVVPVFGTPPEAGLLRQQLMATVDGKFSVLERLDKRERESPTPTIGTIVATPGAVAVAQGAPDDPATVAANAVPALFAVAPSRVLWTSADLDGGVLMELRTDDRLGLLSRVSDVIEHAGVVVRWAKVATLGNTVVDTFCLMLGEDTPERRAELAEAVLAVCPPPRPHTESDDDPGPASYGSSGRSGVPIS; encoded by the coding sequence ATGCCCTTCGTGAGCACTGGTCACGGCCCCGCGTCCGATGATGATTCGGGCGCGGGGCCGCGTCCTTCCCAGACACCGGTTGCCGCAACGGATCTCGCGGCAACCCGACGCCAGCTGACCGAGGCGTCCGGCCCCAATCGACTCGACGCCCCCGGCCTGCGTCAGGTGCTCGTGGACCTGCACGAATTCTGGTTGACCAGCAAGGGCGCCGAACTCGGGATCAAACCCGGTAGCGGGCTGGCGATCGTCGCCGTCGGCGGGCTCGGACGCGGTGAGCTGCTGCCACATTCGGATCTCGATCTGATCCTGCTCTACGAGGATCAGTCACCCGAGCGGGTCTCGGTGGTCGCCGACGGCCTCTGGTATCCGTTGTGGGACGCGAACATCGCGCTCGATCACAGCGTGCGCACGGTTCCGCAGGCGCTGCAGGTGGCCTCCGAGGACGTGACGGCCGCACTCGGCCTGCTCGAGGCGCGACACATCGCCGGTGACGAGGATCTGTCGTCGTTGCTGATCGGTGGGGTACGTCAGCAATGGCGTTCGGAGATCCGCACGCGTTTCCCCGCGGTGGTCGAACATGCCCGGGATCGGTGGCGGCGGAGCGGCGACATCGCCCATCGCGCCGAACCGGATCTCAAGAACGGTCGCGGCGGACTCCGCGACGTGCAGTTGCTCGGTGCGTTGTCGATCGCGCAACTGACCGACGGCATGGCCAACCTGCGGCCCGACTCGCCCGGTGCGGGGCCGCAGGTCGCCTATCACCGACTCCTGGACATCCGTACCGAATTGCATCGGATCGCCGGCCGAGCACGCGAACAGGTGCGTGCTCAGGATGCCGACGAGATCGGTGCGGCGCTTCGCCTCGGGGACCGTTTCGATCTCGCGCGGGTCATCAGTGACGCCGCGCGCACGATCGGGTACTCCACCGATGTCGGTTTGCGGACCGCGGGCAATGCACTGCCACGACGCGGTCTGGCCAAATTGCGCCGCTCACCGATCCGGCGGCCGCTCGATGAGGGCGTCGTCGAGCACAACGGTGAAATCGTCTTGGCGCGCAACGCCATTCCCAGTAAGGATCCGGGCCTGATTCTGCGGGTGGCGGCGTCGTCGGCGCGGACCGGTCTGCCGATCAGCGCGTCGACCCTGTCGCGGCTGGCCGACTACGCCCCGGAGTTGCGCGAGCCGTGGCCGAGCGAGGCGCTCGGGGATCTGCTGGTGCTGCTCGGATCGGGGCCACACATGGTCGCCCCGATCGAGGCCCTCGATCGGACCGGTCTGTGGGGTCGGCTCCTGCCCGAATGGGGTGCGGTGCGCGACCTGCCTCCGCGTGATGCGGTGCACACGTGGACTGTCGACCGGCATCTGGTCGAGACCGCCGTCAACGCCGGCGCGATGACGACCCGGGTCACCCGACCGGATCTGCTGTTGCTCGGTGCTCTGATCCATGATCTCGGAAAGGGCCGCGGCGCAGACCATTCCATCGTCGGTGCGGAACTCGCCATCCAGGTCGGCAACCGGATCGGGTTGTGGCCGCAGGACGTGACGATCCTGTCGCAGATGGTCCGGCATCACCTGTTGCTGCCGACGGTGGCCACCCGCCGAGACCTCGACGACCCGGCCACCGCCGAGGAAGTCGTCGACAAGCTCGGACACAACCGATTGCTCCTCGAACTGCTCGCGGCACTCGCCGAGGCGGATTCGCTGGCGACCGGCCCGGGCGTGTGGGGTGACTGGAAGGCCTCACTCATCACCGACCTGGTGCGGCGGGCGACGCGCTTGCTCGACGGCGAGGAATTACCGACCCCCGAACCGCTGACCGACGAGATGATCGCGCTGGCGCGCAGCGACGACTTCGCGGTCCGCATCACCCCGACGGACGGCTTGCACACCTATTCCGTACTGATGGTCGCCCCCGATCATCCGGGCATGCTCTCCAAGATGGCCGGCGTGCTGGCGCTCAACGGATTGCGCTCGCTGTCGGCGACGGTCCAGGGTTACGAGAATCGCGCGGTGAACAGCTTCGTGGTGGTGCCCGTGTTCGGGACACCGCCCGAAGCCGGGCTGTTGCGCCAGCAGCTCATGGCGACCGTCGACGGCAAGTTCAGCGTGCTCGAGCGGCTCGACAAGCGTGAACGCGAGTCGCCGACGCCGACGATCGGCACGATCGTCGCGACCCCTGGGGCCGTGGCGGTCGCGCAGGGCGCACCCGACGATCCCGCAACGGTCGCCGCCAACGCGGTACCCGCACTGTTCGCGGTCGCGCCGTCGCGCGTGTTGTGGACGTCGGCGGACCTCGACGGTGGGGTGCTCATGGAGTTGCGCACCGACGACCGGCTCGGATTGTTGAGCCGGGTCAGCGACGTCATCGAACACGCCGGCGTCGTGGTGCGCTGGGCCAAGGTCGCCACCCTCGGCAACACGGTCGTCGACACGTTTTGTCTCATGCTGGGGGAGGACACCCCCGAGCGCCGGGCCGAGCTGGCCGAGGCGGTGCTCGCGGTCTGTCCGCCGCCGCGTCCGCATACCGAATCCGACGACGATCCGGGGCCGGCGAGCTACGGGAGCAGCGGGCGATCGGGAGTGCCCATCAGCTGA
- the rimM gene encoding ribosome maturation factor RimM (Essential for efficient processing of 16S rRNA): MELVVGRVAKSHGIRGELVVDVRTDEPQERFARGTTLLGRLPRGAGERTFTVTAAREHSGRLLLSLAEVTDRSAADALRGTLFLIDSSQVDSGDDPDAFYDHELEGVAISTIDGVAVGVVDSVLHLPANDILVVRTDADREILIPFVREIVPTVTLEGIEIDPPPGLIDDGDGDGDTGSDDDAEDPAR, translated from the coding sequence ATGGAGCTCGTGGTGGGCCGTGTGGCCAAGTCGCACGGTATTCGCGGCGAACTCGTCGTCGACGTCCGCACCGATGAGCCGCAGGAGCGGTTCGCGCGCGGGACGACCCTGCTCGGCCGACTGCCGCGAGGCGCAGGCGAGCGCACTTTCACGGTGACAGCCGCCCGGGAACATTCCGGGCGGCTGTTGCTGTCGCTGGCCGAGGTGACCGATCGGTCGGCCGCCGATGCCCTGCGTGGCACGCTGTTCCTCATCGACAGCTCGCAGGTCGATTCGGGCGACGACCCCGACGCCTTCTACGACCACGAGCTCGAGGGCGTCGCGATCTCGACGATCGACGGTGTTGCCGTGGGTGTCGTCGATTCCGTTCTGCACCTGCCGGCCAACGACATCCTGGTCGTTCGCACCGACGCCGATCGGGAGATTCTCATCCCGTTCGTCCGGGAGATCGTGCCGACGGTGACCCTCGAGGGCATCGAGATCGACCCGCCGCCCGGCCTGATCGACGACGGTGACGGTGACGGTGACACCGGCAGTGACGACGACGCCGAGGACCCGGCTCGGTGA
- a CDS encoding RNA-binding protein: MSAVVADAVEHLVRGIVTNPDDVRVELITGRRGRMVEVHVNPEDLGKVIGRNGRTATALRTLVSGIGGRGMRVDIVDTDR, translated from the coding sequence GTGAGCGCTGTCGTCGCCGATGCGGTGGAGCATCTGGTCCGCGGCATCGTCACCAACCCCGATGACGTTCGCGTCGAGCTGATCACCGGTCGTCGTGGCCGCATGGTCGAGGTTCACGTGAACCCCGAGGATCTCGGCAAGGTCATCGGCCGCAACGGCCGTACCGCGACTGCGCTGCGTACCCTCGTCTCGGGTATCGGTGGGCGCGGGATGCGTGTCGACATCGTCGACACCGACCGCTGA
- the rpsP gene encoding 30S ribosomal protein S16, whose translation MAVKIKLTRLGKIRNPQYRIVVADARTRRNGRAIETIGKYHPKEEPSLIEVDSERAQYWLGVGAQPTEPVAAILKVTGDWQKFKGLPGAEGTLKVAEPKTSKLDLFNAALAAADSEPVAEATTPKKKAAPKKDDAPAEAADDASAAEDKAQA comes from the coding sequence ATGGCTGTCAAGATCAAGCTCACGCGGCTCGGCAAGATCCGCAATCCCCAGTACCGCATCGTCGTCGCCGACGCGCGCACCCGCCGTAACGGCCGCGCCATCGAGACCATCGGCAAGTACCACCCGAAGGAAGAGCCGAGCCTCATTGAGGTCGACTCCGAGCGCGCCCAGTACTGGCTCGGCGTCGGTGCGCAGCCGACCGAGCCCGTGGCCGCCATCCTCAAGGTGACCGGTGACTGGCAGAAGTTCAAGGGCCTCCCGGGCGCCGAGGGCACTCTGAAGGTCGCCGAGCCCAAGACCTCCAAGCTCGACCTGTTCAACGCTGCGCTCGCCGCCGCCGACAGCGAGCCCGTCGCCGAGGCGACCACCCCGAAGAAGAAGGCCGCCCCCAAGAAGGACGACGCACCGGCCGAGGCCGCTGACGACGCCTCCGCCGCCGAGGACAAGGCCCAGGCGTGA
- the trmD gene encoding tRNA (guanosine(37)-N1)-methyltransferase TrmD, with protein MRIDVVSIFPEYLEPLRVALLGKAIERGIIELGVHDLRAWAHDVHRSVDDSPYGGGPGMVMKPEVWGPCLDEVCPDDALLVVPTPAGVPFDQSAARRWSKHAHLVFACGRYEGIDQRVFDDAARRVRVEEVSLGDFVLIGGEVAAMAMIEATVRLIPGVLGNPRSHQEDSFSDGLLEGPSYTRPEIWRDLPVPPVLLSGDHAKVAAWRHQQSMQRTRERRPDLLSGADHPDP; from the coding sequence GTGCGCATAGACGTCGTCAGCATTTTTCCCGAGTATCTCGAGCCACTTCGGGTTGCGTTGTTGGGCAAGGCAATCGAGCGGGGCATCATCGAGCTCGGAGTGCACGATCTACGCGCGTGGGCACACGACGTCCACCGCAGTGTCGACGACTCGCCGTACGGCGGGGGTCCCGGCATGGTCATGAAACCCGAGGTGTGGGGTCCGTGTCTGGACGAGGTGTGCCCCGACGACGCGCTGCTCGTCGTCCCCACCCCGGCCGGTGTGCCGTTCGATCAGTCCGCCGCTCGTCGCTGGAGCAAGCACGCGCATCTGGTGTTCGCGTGCGGACGTTACGAGGGCATCGACCAGCGGGTCTTCGATGATGCGGCGCGCCGCGTGCGCGTCGAGGAGGTCTCACTCGGCGACTTCGTGCTGATCGGTGGGGAGGTGGCCGCGATGGCGATGATCGAGGCCACCGTCCGGCTGATACCCGGTGTCCTCGGCAATCCCCGCTCCCATCAAGAGGATTCGTTTTCCGACGGCCTGCTCGAGGGCCCCAGCTACACGCGGCCCGAGATCTGGCGGGACCTTCCGGTGCCACCGGTCCTGCTCTCCGGCGACCACGCGAAGGTGGCGGCCTGGCGTCACCAGCAGTCGATGCAGCGCACCCGAGAGCGCCGCCCCGACCTGTTGTCGGGTGCCGATCACCCCGATCCCTGA
- the ffh gene encoding signal recognition particle protein has translation MFDSLSDRLTGALKDLRGKGRLSDADIDRTCREIRLALLEADVSLPVVRAFIARIKERAKGAEVSAALNPAQQVVKIVNEELVAILGGETRRVRFAKTPPTVIMLAGLQGAGKTTLAGKLGAWLKKQGHTPLLVACDLQRPGAVSQLKIVGERAGVPVFAPHAGTSISGEAAPIGTNPLGVTAGDPVSVATGGVAEARAKHHDVVIVDTAGRLGIDAELMKQASDIRDATRPDEVLFVVDAMIGQDAVTTAEAFAEGVGFTGVVLTKLDGDARGGAALSVREVTGQPIMFASSGEKLEDFDVFHPDRMASRILGMGDVLSLIEQAEEHWDAQQAEEAAAKITQGDLTLEDFLEQMQMIRKMGPIGNILGMLPGAGQMKDALSQVDDKQLDRVQAIIRGMTPAERDNPKIINASRRLRIANGSGVTVSEVNQLVDRFFEARKMMAQMSGRMMGPGRKTNRKKGKGKKGKTKGRGPTPPKVRGGFPGMPGGFPDLSNMPAGLDQLPPGLEGIDISQFQQPKKK, from the coding sequence ATGTTCGACTCCCTCTCCGATCGGTTGACCGGTGCGCTGAAGGATCTGCGCGGCAAGGGCCGCCTCTCTGACGCCGACATCGACCGCACCTGCCGTGAGATCCGCCTTGCGCTGCTCGAAGCCGACGTGTCGCTTCCGGTGGTGCGTGCGTTCATCGCGCGCATCAAGGAACGCGCCAAGGGTGCCGAGGTCTCGGCGGCGCTGAATCCGGCCCAGCAGGTCGTCAAGATCGTCAACGAGGAACTCGTGGCGATCCTCGGCGGCGAGACGCGCCGCGTCCGGTTCGCCAAGACCCCGCCGACGGTGATCATGCTTGCCGGCCTGCAGGGTGCCGGTAAGACGACGCTTGCGGGCAAGCTCGGCGCCTGGCTCAAGAAGCAAGGCCACACCCCGCTGCTCGTCGCCTGCGATCTGCAGCGTCCCGGCGCGGTCTCGCAGCTCAAGATCGTCGGTGAACGCGCGGGCGTCCCGGTGTTCGCGCCGCATGCGGGCACCAGCATCAGCGGTGAGGCTGCCCCGATCGGGACCAATCCGCTCGGGGTGACCGCCGGTGACCCGGTGTCGGTGGCGACCGGCGGTGTGGCCGAGGCCCGGGCCAAGCACCACGATGTGGTCATCGTCGACACCGCGGGTCGTCTCGGTATCGACGCCGAGCTGATGAAGCAGGCCTCCGACATCCGCGACGCGACCCGTCCCGACGAGGTGCTGTTCGTCGTCGACGCGATGATCGGTCAGGATGCGGTCACCACCGCCGAGGCATTCGCCGAGGGCGTCGGGTTCACCGGCGTGGTGCTGACCAAACTCGACGGCGATGCCCGTGGTGGTGCGGCTCTGTCGGTGCGTGAGGTGACCGGCCAGCCGATCATGTTCGCCTCTTCGGGTGAGAAGCTCGAGGACTTCGACGTCTTCCACCCCGACCGGATGGCCAGCCGCATCCTCGGCATGGGTGATGTGCTCTCGCTCATCGAGCAGGCCGAGGAACACTGGGACGCCCAGCAGGCCGAAGAGGCCGCCGCCAAGATCACCCAGGGTGATCTGACCCTCGAGGACTTCCTCGAGCAGATGCAGATGATCCGCAAGATGGGTCCGATCGGCAACATTCTCGGCATGCTGCCCGGAGCGGGGCAGATGAAGGACGCCTTGTCGCAGGTCGACGACAAGCAGCTCGACCGCGTACAGGCGATCATCCGCGGTATGACGCCGGCCGAGCGGGACAACCCCAAGATCATCAACGCCTCTCGGCGTCTGCGTATCGCCAACGGCTCGGGTGTCACCGTCAGCGAGGTCAATCAGCTCGTCGACCGCTTCTTCGAGGCCCGCAAGATGATGGCGCAGATGTCCGGACGGATGATGGGCCCCGGCCGCAAGACCAACCGCAAGAAGGGCAAGGGGAAGAAGGGCAAGACCAAGGGCCGCGGACCCACGCCGCCGAAGGTGCGCGGTGGCTTCCCGGGGATGCCCGGTGGTTTCCCGGATCTGTCGAACATGCCCGCCGGACTCGACCAGCTCCCGCCCGGACTCGAGGGCATCGACATCTCCCAGTTCCAGCAGCCTAAGAAGAAGTAA
- the rplS gene encoding 50S ribosomal protein L19: MNILDTIDKQSLRDDIPVFGPGDTLDVHVKVIEGSKERVQVFKGVVIRRQGGGIRETFTVRKVSFGVGVERTFPVHSPTIAKIDVLTRGDVRRAKLYYLRDLRGKAAKIKEKR; this comes from the coding sequence ATGAACATCCTGGACACCATCGACAAGCAGTCGTTGCGCGACGACATCCCCGTATTCGGTCCCGGTGACACCCTTGACGTCCACGTCAAGGTCATCGAGGGCAGCAAGGAGCGCGTCCAGGTCTTCAAGGGCGTCGTCATCCGTCGCCAGGGCGGTGGCATCCGCGAGACCTTCACCGTCCGCAAGGTCTCCTTCGGTGTCGGCGTGGAGCGTACCTTCCCGGTGCACAGCCCCACCATCGCCAAGATCGACGTTCTCACCCGCGGTGACGTGCGCCGCGCGAAGCTGTACTACCTGCGCGATCTCCGCGGCAAGGCAGCCAAGATCAAGGAAAAGCGCTGA
- a CDS encoding P-II family nitrogen regulator, whose amino-acid sequence MKLITAIVKPFTLEDVKAGLEQAGILGMTVSEVQGYGRQKGHTEVYRGAEYSVDFVPKVRVEVVVDDAAVDKVVDVIVEAARTGKIGDGKVWVSPVESVVRVRTGERGADAL is encoded by the coding sequence ATGAAGCTGATCACCGCAATCGTGAAGCCGTTCACGCTCGAAGACGTCAAGGCAGGTCTCGAGCAGGCCGGAATCCTGGGCATGACCGTCAGTGAGGTCCAGGGCTACGGCCGTCAGAAGGGCCACACCGAGGTCTATCGGGGCGCCGAGTACTCGGTCGATTTCGTCCCGAAGGTACGGGTCGAGGTCGTCGTGGACGACGCCGCCGTGGACAAGGTCGTCGATGTCATCGTCGAGGCCGCCCGCACCGGCAAGATCGGCGACGGGAAGGTCTGGGTCTCGCCGGTGGAGTCGGTCGTGCGCGTCCGTACCGGCGAGCGCGGCGCCGACGCACTGTAG
- a CDS encoding DUF2469 domain-containing protein translates to MSAEDLEKYETEMELSLYREYKDIVGQFTYVVETERRFYLANAVELVPRNAEGEVYFELRMSDAWVWDMYRPARFVKQVRVLTFKDVNIEELEKPELRLPDEP, encoded by the coding sequence ATGAGCGCTGAGGATCTCGAGAAGTACGAGACCGAGATGGAGTTGTCCCTGTATCGCGAGTACAAGGACATCGTCGGCCAATTCACCTACGTGGTCGAGACCGAGCGCCGCTTCTATCTTGCGAACGCCGTCGAACTGGTGCCCCGCAACGCCGAGGGCGAGGTCTACTTCGAGCTCCGCATGAGCGATGCCTGGGTATGGGACATGTACCGTCCGGCCCGGTTCGTCAAGCAGGTGCGTGTGCTCACCTTCAAGGACGTCAACATCGAGGAACTCGAGAAGCCCGAGCTGCGGTTGCCCGACGAGCCCTGA